A genomic region of Dermacentor andersoni chromosome 9, qqDerAnde1_hic_scaffold, whole genome shotgun sequence contains the following coding sequences:
- the LOC126528337 gene encoding sentrin-specific protease 1-like isoform X1 has product MVPRVETLPAGTSARDALAGTRGAYYESAVKLAHGLGFVGAGREDVQEDKHVDWQEWISSVTVRYRTEALYGRSRPTRHNEGCRGRPCFPRRKECAGLVTEFVDEVPRAPKMRTRQNECYEYLDFETNVDGCRRITRSLSGRVLRRSTREKTLKSMHASEHPESAASRRHPVGSADWFIALKKLLTEKSCVPKRQTKSNLGHDVVESPGITQAMQREVEAALVPTPADEVLVSAFRIHIRRADMRTLADGEWLNDEVINFYMNLLAERSKKEGSPRVYAFNTFFYPKLIASGYAGVKRWTRTVDLFSFDIALVPLHLGNTHWCLAAVDFRKRHIAYYDSLGPPSRSPPCLSVLRQYLECESRQRRNHGLVGDDWTLKVVDVPLQQNSNDCGMFACQYAECVSRDAPISFGQHNMPYFRKRVAYEILHKTMLSA; this is encoded by the coding sequence ATGGTGCCGCGAGTGGAAACGCTGCCTGCCGGTACGTCAGCTCGGGATGCATTGGCGGGAACGCGCGGCGCGTACTACGAAAGTGCAGTGAAACTAGCGCACGGTCTTGGCTTTGTCGGCGCGGGTCGCGAAGACGTTCAAGAAGACAAGCACGTTGACTGGCAAGAGTGGATCTCGAGCGTGACGGTGCGATACCGTACAGAAGCTTTGTACGGACGTAGCCGGCCCACTCGGCACAATGAGGGCTGTCGCGGGCGGCCTTGCTTTCCGCGGAGGAAAGAGTGCGCGGGTTTGGTGACGGAGTTTGTGGATGAAGTTCCGCGCGCCCCAAAGATGCGGACGAGGCAAAACGAGTGCTACGAGTATCTAGACTTCGAAACAAACGTCGACGGCTGCCGTCGCATCACCCGGTCACTCAGCGGACGTGTGCTCCGGCGATCAACCCGAGAGAAAACCCTGAAGTCGATGCACGCTTCCGAACACCCAGAGTCTGCAGCGTCGCGTCGCCACCCGGTTGGATCTGCGGACTGGTTCATTGCCCTGAAAAAGCTGCTAACCGAGAAGTCTTGCGTTCCGAAACGCCAAACGAAATCGAACCTCGGTCACGATGTTGTCGAGTCGCCCGGCATCACGCAGGCAATGCAGCGCGAGGTGGAGGCGGCCTTGGTGCCGACGCCGGCGGATGAGGTGCTCGTGTCGGCCTTCCGAATCCACATCCGCAGGGCCGACATGCGCACGCTCGCCGACGGCGAGTGGTTGAACGACGAAGTGATCAACTTCTACATGAATCTCCTCGCGGAGCGCTCCAAGAAGGAAGGCTCTCCCCGCGTGTACGCGTTCAACACGTTCTTTTATCCCAAGCTGATCGCCAGCGGCTACGCCGGCGTCAAGCGATGGACGCGCACTGTCGATTTGTTCTCGTTCGACATCGCGCTGGTGCCCCTGCACCTCGGCAACACGCACTGGTGTCTCGCTGCCGTGGACTTCCGCAAGCGCCACATTGCCTACTACGACAGCCTCGGCCCGCCGTCCAGGAGTCCGCCCTGCTTGTCCGTGCTGCGGCAGTACCTGGAGTGCGAGAGTCGGCAGCGGCGCAACCACGGGCTCGTCGGGGACGACTGGACCCTGAAAGTGGTGGACGTGCCTCTGCAGCAAAACAGCAACGACTGCGGCATGTTCGCCTGCCAGTACGCGGAGTGCGTCTCGCGGGACGCGCCCATCTCGTTCGGGCAGCACAACATGCCGTACTTTCGGAAACGCGTCGCCTACGAGATTCTGCACAAGACCATGCTCTCGGCGTGA